The Silene latifolia isolate original U9 population unplaced genomic scaffold, ASM4854445v1 scaffold_187, whole genome shotgun sequence genome contains the following window.
ACACGGTAAAGATCAGGTTACAGTTGGAAATGGAAAGACAAACGCCGCAAATCAAATTCATGACAGTTCGGCATcattatgttagattttgatattAATATTTCTATGTCAAACTAGGTTAGTTGGACTAGAATCCAGTGTGCTTTACTCGTACACAGACCTGACCAAATAAGCCCGAACCCAAACCTGGAAAAATGATGCACACATTATGCAGAAGTGCATAATAAATGCATCCATTATAAATGATTGATGCTTGGCCGGATGCTAGCCATGCTCATGATGACTACGATTTTAGTTCttttgaagtttttttttttttttacttctttctcaaaaacaaaaacgaacCCGTTCATTAATAAGTTTCCTTTACAGTAGGAGCATTTCTGATTGAAGACAAGTGATGATCATTAGCTTTCTAAAATCGATAAATTTAAAAGCTAATCCAAAGAATGCAAATGATCTTGATTCTTAACCACGAGAGTAAAAAAATTCGAGTGAAGCACGAGGCGTaatcaaaaacaaataaattccAGTACTTACCAACAGAATGTGTCCATATTTCAATTGTCACATTGTTCCAACCCACAAGGTGGAGATCCGGATGGTGGCCTGTCATACATTTAAACAGAAAAATAATTAAGAAAAAACGAGCTGCACTGCTATACTGTTGCCAACCAATTTGAAATCTTTGTCACAAGGAAACTAAAGAAAAACTATACCTTCTGCTTCTGCAACATCAGCTATGGCCTGGAAGAACTCCAGCCCTTTTGTGAAAGTCTTCACTTTCCACGAGCGACTCAGCTTCAATTTCTCTCCTTCGTTGATCAGTTTCCAATCAGGAACCTGCATAACAGCAAACAAGTAATACATACTAACTTCAGCCGAGAGAATGGTGTATACTGTATACAGATAAAAGTAGATTTTTAGATTGAATTAAATAACTTCAGAAGCATGATACTGAAATGCGGTATCTGTCGGATTACATACACCATTTGCAACATATCATGTAGCGGGCAATTCAGTCTTAATTTCAAAAGCGTTACCAAATGTGGGAGACATTGTCTAGGAAACATCTGTAAAGAACTTTGAAAATTAGTTTATGTGACTAACAAATCTGCATTTTTCTTCACTGGGGCATTTCTGAAATAATGTTACAGGCTGACAGCGGCCTAGAATTCTGTTACATAAAGAGAATCCATGTTTCATAACATAGGTCAGGTATGAGTAGATTGAGTAGCACCATCACTCACCCGCCTTATTGTACTTCTGAAGATAAATCAAACAAAAGGGAGAGTAAAACACAAACCTTTGTGATCAACTCATTCGCTATTTCTTCAGACATAGGACGTAAATCCTTGGAGTTACAAGGAACACATTTCTTCGACGCCAATTCTGCAGAAGCAGGAACAGAGTTTTTTAATTGCTAACAGAAGGCAAAATGGGTTAaatataatgcatttttaacttgaAGGGCAACGTGTatcaaaaaagaaaaacaaagtaAAGCTACACGTAAGCAAATTTGTTAGAGATGATGTATACAATAGTATTCAGTATCGAGCATGAATTCAGCATTTCACATACATCCTCTAAAGAACTCCTGAAGAAGAGGAAGAGACCCTCCACAAAGACCACTTGACACTTGAAACAATATCGCCGACTATTATTTTGCATTCTTATTCCTCAATAATAAATATTTAAAGCAGATACATATTTCAAACAAACATAGTATTTATTTGAAAGACTGAAACTGTTGATTCAAAGACTCGCGGGCCAAAAAATGACATAATGTAGGCCACTCAACTATGAAACATCGTGTGAATTAGCACGATTATCTCCTAATTATCAGTCCTTATAAATGATTCATCGGTCAGCCGGAGAACCAACTCAAGGTTGCGGCAAACAATAAAAACTAGACGCACCTGTAGCAGTGCCGAAGTTTCTATGTTCACAATGAATCTTCCTAGATTTTGACAGTTGCATATGGTTCTGTAACAATCCATTAACTCGGGAACTTGAGCTGTCCTTAAATGAAAAATGTTCTCTCACTCCATATCTTCTCCAGAGTCAGGAAGATGATAAACATGATTTACTTGCTAAGACAGCAGAAACGAAATTGTCGATTATGTAAAATTTATAGTATTGAACTACTCTGAGGGTGCCTGATATTAATCAATTACCGATCAACAGCCAACATTATGTTGAAATATTTTCGGTCAGTTATTTAGTTGGAAACAATGAGTAAATGATCTTTACCAGCTACATCAACTTCTTTTATTAAAAAATAAGATAAGATTATGAACAGATGATTGGGTGAACTCCGTAATTTGTCAGAACATATTAGCAACAACAGCAGTAGGTATTTTTACAAAAGATCACACAGGAAGAAGCTTCAGCACTGTCAGAGCAAAGACTGTAAACTTTTCCAAGATGAGCGATGCTATGCTAGCTATCTAATAATATCAGCAGTCAAGGCCGATTTATCCAACTCTTACAGTCTGTTTGGTCTAAGGTTTACGAGCATACTTTGGTGGTAGAATTCCAATACTATGACTACCCACCTTAGATGTTTTAAATATAACTACACATAAATCTCAACACCATTCCTACACGTTATCAAGTTATACAATCAAGCGGTTAGGTTCTTTTCAGCATCACCACTATCCACTAAATCCAAAGATGGAAGACGGGCCGCAAACGAGAACAATCAAGAAACTGTTAGTCGTTGACCCCCTTAGTAGGAACAAGGCAACCATCTAATATTTCAAGGTAAAGTAAGGGAGTAGGGTTCTACAGAAACAACAATGATATCCAAACAACATTACCCTGCCTTACAGGTTTCCACTTTCCACTGTAAGACGAGTTAATGGGGCTGAGTGCCTGAGTGCACGTAACCAAACTCATGGGCTGATAACATCCGGAAGTTATGTCCAATGACCCAAGATGACAATTGTGTCGGGAATTGCACCAAATGGCCACTTATGTAAATTCCATCGAGAGTGGTGTAATCGGACTACAAAGACAAGTTTTTCCTTATTCCTAGAGACAAAACATTGTTTGTTCATAGAGAAATAGAGCTAATGAACACGACAACGAGTTATCAGTATTGACTGATATCGGAAATAATATCATTATCGAGCTCcattattaccgagctccacaatGGCATTCATACGATCGTTTGTAAATTGTTTCGTAACTTTTACCAATTATAATCTACAAGTCCCCAGCATCCCCCCATAAATACAAATATACAATCTCGCCAAAGCGTGATACAGATGATCAACAGAAGTAGAAACCTATACTTACATACAAAATTACAATTTGCAAATTTTAAGACAACCTAGGAGATTAATAAATAAATTACTGATTTACGCATTACTCGTCCTAGtcaattgttatttttttttattctttgcgaGAAGTACCTAGGTACACAAATGATTGAGATGGATTTGATTGAGATGGACGGAGTAATTTAATTCGACAACTAGAAACCCGAAAGTTAAAACATGGGTTCATAAGCAAATCATGAGAAAAATAACcccaaataataataattaaaaaaaaaaaaagagaaattataATACCATCCATGCGCAGCACAGAGATGAAACAATAGAGAAAATTGAGCCTGCAAAAAAACCCATTTAAGAAttaaaatcaaacaataaaaaaaacaattcaaaagaaaagaaagaaagaagaaagatgAGTACTTGAGATTTGGAGAGATGAAGAAGACGAAGTGGTGGCAGTATGCGTGACATGCTTTGTTAATTTGAAACGGGCCTGTTCTGTGGGGAGTGGCAGTATACTCATCAGTAAATAGATCAATCGAGTCGGTTTTGGGTTGGGTTATTTTAAGTAGAATTATTTTCAAGTGTTTTTAACACGTCATTTTTATCGCGGATTAGTTCAGATATTTTCAAGTCGAATAAACAGGTCAATCGAGACGGTTTCACGTCGGGTTGTTTTAGGTTAGGTTGGATTATGTTCAAGCGGTTTTAATGGGTCATTTTGTATACGGAATAGTTTATTTTGGAGTCTGAGTCATTCGGATACATAATCATACAAGTATACAACTTTCGTTTCTAGTTAATCAATCCGGACCATTTTGGGATCACATCATATGGTTAATAACTTAACCACCaatccccactaaactaaaagaataagaaagctctaatattttcccgcctaaataaaTATTCCATATTTGGGCTTCATTATATTCTATTTACAATTGGGCCAAACTACTTAATTCCATATAATTCTATTTCATTCACACATTTATATACCTACAACTGGGCTAATACTAATTAATTACATACAACAACTAACCTACTACAAGATAAGAGCATTCATATATTCTTTTTACTTCTAAAACGAAAAAAATtgccaataatatatatttttctcacactttAATTTAATATCTATTTCTACTCTATACAACGCGAGCATTtaaattttggttaattttttaatgtttttttatttaatactccgtatatacatAAGTATATTTATTACAAGTTTACAACACATATACATACAAAATAGTTTCAGCAATTTTATATAGAGTAATAGTGTTGAACCTTCTTTTTTTCTATCTCTTAATAcaaaacattactaatattaagTTTTATATACTAAAATTTCAAATGGAGTTAAAATAagttaaatataattaaataattgttaaattctctaaTGTCTCTCACAAAtgccgtgctttagcacgggatctcaactagtGCTAAATTACATAATCATACAagtaatagaaataatgttttaatTGGTAATTGAGTAataaaaattgaataaaaaaatttAGTATAAAACAATAAACATTCCATAAATAAACTAACTACAAATAGTTAATAACTTAACCACTAATGCTAAATTACTAACATAACCCTAAATTAACTAATGTAGGCTAACTTGAGTTTGCCACGTGTCGCGTTGTGAGTGGTTGTGTATGAAAAAAACCATACACATTGTGTATGTGTagcatctttgatatatttgctaATTCTAGTGTCGTATCTTTTCTGTATCTTCTGTATATTTCGCTTTCTATAATTATGTAACCCTAAAATCGTAGCCTTCTACTCTAGTATATAAGTTGTATTCATGAATCGTATATAATCAATGCAATTCCCAACTTAATAAAACGTCTTACTAATTCTCTACACCTTATCAGACTATTTGTACTAGCTTATGGCCTATGACGTAAGGGCAAGGTAGGCAAGTTAGGTAACTTTTGGAATTGTGGAGCAATTAAGTcccttaagtttcaccaaaagtgaaattcaaccccatttttaaaattttcacaagaattttaattaaaaatattttatattagtattaaacaatttattattAAATAACTAAAATTACTAATTGCAACTTTACAAATTTCTAcgtaatttattaatcattgaataacacttttacatacatatttagtaaattgtttataatttatataatattcatacatatataataaattgtctttatactataaaattcaaaataaaaaaattatcaatatttaatataaatataaaagttctaaaattataaaacaaaatattttatatttgataaattgtattaaaagtgattttaatataagaatttggtgaattatgaaaatggggttgaatttcacttttggagAAACTTAAGGGGCTTAATTGCTCCAAGTAaaacttatggggcctaatttcacaattgaacaaaattaaggggcctaattaccactttcgcgctTTTGGAAACCATATTTCAACACTATTCTATTTATACTTTCCTTAATTATTCTAGCACAATTCGGAAACCGATAATTTTGTTTATCACTCTCGTAAAATTAATAGAGAACTAAAGATTATGAACTAAATAGTTTAATTaaaaacattttaaaaaaaaaaaccgtaTACATGCGTGTATGACAAATTTGCACAAATACtgctatacaaccagttgtataataaacATTGTACAACCAtatacattaatccgagcttgtgtgtaatttttctgagttttataagagtttatttttttatgttttagTGCGTGAGTTCAGAAACTTTACAGCATAGTTCATATTCttttaaacaaaactcgaaaactttattacaCAGCTCGGATTCTATACCATACAACtgcatacaactggttgtataatctactaattggACAAATTTGTGTGTACTTCAATAATCAATATAAAACATTGCAGGTGATACAAAGAAATGAACATTCAAAGTTTTATATTGTTGAATGTTGATCATCAATATAAAATAGGGATCATATACGAGGATATATGTTACTCAACCGCAAATTTCTCAAGATCAGACCATATATACCAATACCACTTTGACCACCAAGAATAATCTTGCTCTGGAGGTTCCACAAAACTCTGAATCGGCCTCACACGATGTAGCAGAATGCTGCCTCCTGCAACACAAGTCGATGGACTGCCGTGATTGAAGATTCTTGGAAAATCATGTGAAGTAAAACTCCTCCGGTTCCAAACAGCATTCGGGTTTTTATGATTAAAGAATGTTAACTGTTGTATTTCATCACTTTCCTCTTTCCAAATGAACAGAGTCGGGCACGCTTTCAAGGATGTCAAATAGTATCTTAATGTCCCAGCATCTTCGACAACCAGCTCGTAATCTCTGAACGTCTCGCTATTTAGATCAAAAGCAACAACAGTTAACATAATAGCATAACGATCAATTTCAGTTTCATTGACCCAATAAATCACTCCGTCAAGACAAAAGCTATTGTTGCTACTCCAATAAGGCGAGTCCACGGTCACTGAACAAGGTAAACATGCATACTCAATCGGTTTCCAATTATCCGATCCAAGAGTCAGTATCGCGGCCTTGGTACCATACCCTTTGCTTCGATTGTTAATGCTCAGAACCTTGAATACCTTATTCACAGGATCAAACCCCAATGCATACCAAAATCTGATGAATTGATCCGCAGAATTCATAGTTATTGCAGGAAGATGGATATAATCCTCGGTTCTTACGTTTAAAAGACCGACACTAGTTGAAGACTCGTCATATAGACAAATTAGGTCATTGCATAGATTGGACATGTAAGCATTGCAGGCCATGAGATGATCAGTGAAATATTTCTGATACCCTAAGAATACTTCCTCGGTACTCGTCTTTATCCCGGAGCCTGTAAAATTATCCCACACAATAGTTACACCCATTGTTGTTGCCTTTGGTACAGTCATAGTCGTCGTGTTGTTGTTAGTGTTGTTACTAGCCAGCTCAAACGAGATAACCTTGTTACATCTCCAAACTGCTGAGTGTGACGGTGCCAGTGCCACAAAGGCAAGTTTTGAATGCTCATCGTATGAACGAGAGTGGTTCAGCAAGAATGCTTGTATAGTTGATGTAGTATTCCAATGTTTGGAAACCCACCTGCATCTAAACAATGATTCGGTTGGCAGCCTCGACAAGATATGAGACTGAATTTCTTCGGGAATGTCTGCAATTGATGCAAAGTCATTCATACTGAACATTAAAACTAGAAAGATCACTCGAGTAAGACGGTTTTTAGTTCGATCAAGATCACAACAGAATAGAACCGAAAAGAAAACTCCGTTTTTGTTTAATGATCAAAGTAATAATTATTATGTGTATGTGAAAACAGAATGAATTTAGAGAATCATAAAGGGTATTTGTACTAACAATAGTCGATTTAGGAAACCTTGCTACAACCGTGTTGTCCTACTAATTTCTGACAACTTTCCCAAATTTTCCAAATCCTAATACTTCCCTAATTACAATACTTTCCTAAAACAAACTGCTATTGCTTAGCCGCTTTCTACGAATTTTTCATTATTGACCATTTGGTGTAATTCTCGACACAATTTTCAAGGGTCATTGTTAGTACGAATGCtattgatagatgaaccatctcaaccaaaaccttaaggtgatggttgaggccaactattataaatattcctattagctATTGTGGTTGACTTATGAGTAAGGTTGCATCTCTCTTTGGACTTAATGAATAATGATGATCATGATTCATGAACAGAGTCTGAAATGCTCGTTTGTAAAATGTAATCATGTCTAGGAAcggaaaataaagaagaaaatcgTTAAATGATGATTCGCGTTAGGAATTCAATTAAAGTATATCAAATAATCAACTAACTTTATTTTGTGGCCTAATGCCAAAGTTAGCCAAACAGATCATATGAGTTACATATATACTTTGGGAATCGAATAAAGGAGATTAGGAGTTTAATGGGTGAGTATTATTGACAAATGTTAGAGATATAAATACAAGATGGATCCTATCAATTAGGAACCGAATCCTCTAAATTAGGTAGCTACTTACACTAATCTAGGTAACAAAATAACAATCAAATAATTTACAATATCTACAATATTGACTTATTCTATCATCGAATACTGATATTAGATAGTTCGCGTTGTTTAGTTTGGAAAATCGCAAGGTTTTTGCTCTTATACAGCTGAAGCTTCATCCTGCAACGCATGGTATATCAGTAGCAGGTATCCTGAAAGTTGTCCAGTTTCATACAGAGAAATACGGACCAAATGACTAAAGTTTTTACGTTGTTGATCATCAAAGTCAAATGGGGACAATATTTACAAACATTACTCCACGGCGAACTTCTTAAGATCGTAGAGCAAATACCAAGAAGACTTTGTATTATCCTGTTCTTGGGATTTCACGATACCTTGAATAAACTCCACATATTGTAGGAGGATGCTATCCCCTGCAACGCTTAAATGCGTTCCCTGAATGCTGCTATAAAACATTAAAACTATTGTATCTCATGATTCCCATCACTTTTTATCTTCCAAGTGAAGAGAGTTGGGCAACCTTTCAGAGATGCCAAATAGTATGCGAACGTACTAACAACTTTGATGGGTAGCACAACAAGCTCGTAATCTCTGAAAGTCACAGACGATTCAAATCAAAAGCAACAAATGTTAGCATGCTAGAACTCTGAGTTCTAGATTCATGGATCCAATAAATCACTCCGTCAAGACCGAAAGTATCTGTGATACGCGAATGAGTCGAAATATTGGTCAGTGGACATGGTAAACAGTCGCGGTCGAGACAATCCATGAAACCTAACCTGCTAATATAGCGAGTACAGAATCCAGAAAATGCACTATTGAAAATTAACATAGGCTGATAGGCATGACCCATCAGCCCTTCCAAAACAGGCTTTCCTGAAAATTACGTCCCCAAATTAACTCGAATGCCAACCCGAAAATCATCTGATCTAAGATAACATAATTTGTTCCGATTTTGACTGATTAGTAAAATAAAAACCTTAGTAGTATGACCCATAACCATCAGAATGAACTTGATTCGCAAAATAACCAAACTAGCCCATAAGGCCATAGCCAAGTAACCCATTTAAACTGTACTCGACAATAATCCGATCTAAAGTAACTTTGATCTATATGCCAAAACAGACCATCGAGTTAGAACATTACACATGACTATGAAGTATCTTAAAATCTTCCAACTAGTCACAGGATGCTACCTCTTAAAAAATCGGTTGCAAACAGCCAATCATATATGAGAAAATTCGAAACATTAAAAGAAAAACTGCTAAATTTTCACCTAAATATAAGTCTGATGCAAAATTTAAAGAATTCCAACATCTTCTTATTATCAGAATAGCTTTTATCAGAATAAAGTGTTTTTACCGACATCATAGTCAAATGGAGTATATGTTAGTCTATCGCAAAATTCTCAAGATCATACCATTTAAACCAAAACAACGGTGATTTATCCTGCTCTTGGGGTTCCACCGGACTTTTTAGCCAAGCCACACCTTTGGTTGTAGCAGGATGGTACCTCCCGCAACACATGTCGGACCGTAAGGGCACTTTTTGGGGAAATCATGTGCAGTAAAACTCCTCCTATTCCAAGCCGCCTTTGGATTTTTATGGTTAAACAATGTAAACTGTTGTATCTCATAACTTACCATCTTCCAAATGAACAGAGTTGGATTGCCTTTCAAGGATATCAAATAGTATTTGATTGTCTTAGCCTCTTTGATGGGTCTCGTATAAAGCTTGTAATTTGTGAACACCTCGCGATTCAGATCAAAAGCAACCACGGTTAGCACTCTACCACCATGAATTTTATTGTCGTTGAGCCAATAAATCACTCCATCGAGACAAAACCTATTATGGCTTATCCAATAACACCGGTTCATAGTCACTGCAGAACCTAGAAATTTATACTCAATTGGTTTCCAATGGTTCGAACCAAGAGTGAATATCGCGGCCTTGGTATGACGATACACTTTATTTCCACCATAAATACAAAGAACCTTGTATACCTTTTCTATCGGATCAAAACCTAATGCATACCAAAATCTGATATAACCCACAATATGTGTAGTTACTGCAGGGAGATGGATAAAATCCTTGGTCTTTAAATTTAAAAGACCGACACGCGTTGaataaaaatcaaagtgacaaaCGAGGTCACTGCATATGTTTGACATGTCATTATATTTGCCTTTGCTTAAGAGAGCATCTGTGAAAGGTTCGCGATGCCCTAGTATTACCTCCTCTGTACTTATCTCTGCCATCCACCTAGTAATATACTTTTGTACACTCATAGTTGGACTGTTGGGGGTGTTGTTCTCGGAGAGCT
Protein-coding sequences here:
- the LOC141638139 gene encoding pterin-4-alpha-carbinolamine dehydratase 2, mitochondrial-like isoform X2 produces the protein MDELASKKCVPCNSKDLRPMSEEIANELITKVPDWKLINEGEKLKLSRSWKVKTFTKGLEFFQAIADVAEAEGHHPDLHLVGWNNVTIEIWTHSVGGVTENDFILAAKIDNLDLAHLLRITPAK
- the LOC141638139 gene encoding pterin-4-alpha-carbinolamine dehydratase 2, mitochondrial-like isoform X3 — encoded protein: MSEEIANELITKVPDWKLINEGEKLKLSRSWKVKTFTKGLEFFQAIADVAEAEGHHPDLHLVGWNNVTIEIWTHSVGGVTENDFILAAKIDNLDLAHLLRITPAK
- the LOC141638139 gene encoding pterin-4-alpha-carbinolamine dehydratase 2, mitochondrial-like isoform X1 — protein: MQLSKSRKIHCEHRNFGTATELASKKCVPCNSKDLRPMSEEIANELITKVPDWKLINEGEKLKLSRSWKVKTFTKGLEFFQAIADVAEAEGHHPDLHLVGWNNVTIEIWTHSVGGVTENDFILAAKIDNLDLAHLLRITPAK